The following are encoded together in the Acidicapsa ligni genome:
- a CDS encoding SDR family oxidoreductase → MMDSVKGNWGISDVPKLAGKLAVVTGATGGLGYENALELARAGAEVIVAGRSEVKGANALRRIRTAVPEARVRFELVDLANLKSIGEFSGRLLKEDRPIDILVNNAGVMALPKRETTQEGFELQFGTNHLAHFALTGQLLPLLRRSGEPRVVTVSSLMHKVGVIHFDDLQWKRGYKPTSAYAQSKLANLLFTKELQRRSDAHGWGLMSNAAHPGGSSTDLIANGPGTQSFMGRISPIVVRIIGHSVVKGALPTLFAATSPEAMPAGYYGPKGMFELKGRVGEATVSDKANDASLARGLWDVSEELTGVFWPTAREFAVAGKR, encoded by the coding sequence ATGATGGATTCCGTGAAGGGTAACTGGGGTATCAGCGACGTGCCGAAGCTGGCTGGAAAATTGGCGGTGGTGACGGGTGCAACCGGTGGCCTGGGCTACGAAAACGCCCTGGAACTGGCGCGGGCCGGGGCAGAGGTGATAGTTGCGGGGCGCAGCGAGGTCAAAGGGGCGAATGCTCTGCGACGGATTCGGACGGCCGTTCCGGAGGCTAGGGTTCGCTTTGAGCTGGTCGATCTGGCAAATCTCAAATCGATAGGGGAGTTTAGCGGACGGCTTTTGAAAGAGGATCGGCCGATCGATATCCTAGTGAACAATGCCGGCGTGATGGCCCTGCCGAAACGTGAAACGACGCAGGAGGGATTTGAGCTGCAGTTTGGAACCAACCATCTGGCTCACTTCGCGCTGACAGGGCAATTGTTGCCTCTGCTGCGCCGCAGCGGTGAGCCTCGTGTCGTCACGGTGAGCAGCCTGATGCACAAGGTGGGTGTTATCCATTTTGACGATTTGCAGTGGAAGCGCGGGTATAAGCCTACCTCTGCGTATGCCCAGTCGAAGCTCGCCAATCTTCTGTTCACGAAGGAGCTGCAACGGCGCAGCGATGCACATGGCTGGGGATTGATGAGTAACGCAGCTCATCCCGGCGGATCGAGCACCGATTTGATCGCAAACGGGCCGGGCACGCAGTCTTTCATGGGTAGAATCAGTCCGATCGTGGTTCGTATCATTGGTCACTCCGTGGTGAAGGGCGCTCTGCCGACACTTTTCGCGGCGACTTCTCCGGAAGCGATGCCTGCGGGCTATTACGGTCCCAAGGGGATGTTTGAACTGAAGGGGCGGGTCGGAGAGGCGACGGTATCGGACAAGGCAAACGATGCCTCCCTGGCTCGCGGGCTATGGGATGTTTCGGAGGAATTGACTGGCGTTTTCTGGCCGACGGCGAGAGAGTTTGCTGTTGCAGGCAAGAGGTGA
- a CDS encoding Nramp family divalent metal transporter, whose amino-acid sequence MWKRWRIRIMLFLAVLGPGFITANVDNDSAGILTYSQAGAQYGYALLWTMIPITLALIVVQEMCARMGVVTGKGLSDLIREEFGLRVTVVVMVLLVVVNYTNVITEFIGIAGSLHLFHVSKFISVPICAILVWLLAVRGDYKQVEKIFLFASIVYIAYIFAGVLSQPDWHDAMLATVRMPKRSMWTGDYIYMAVGVVGTTIAPWMQFYLQSSIVEKGARVKDYAASRLDVIVGSIFTDIVAWFIIVACAATLFVHGMGAIQVPSDAADAMRPLAGNYAFLLFAFGLFNASLFAASVLPLSTAYTVCEGLGLESGVDKSFKEAPFFYWLYALLIASGAITVLILPDTKLISMAIFSQVLNGILLPVVIVLMLILINRKELMGQYINSKLFNVIAWTTCLIVIALNVALMFSHR is encoded by the coding sequence ATGTGGAAGCGCTGGCGAATCCGGATCATGCTCTTCCTCGCCGTGCTTGGTCCCGGCTTCATCACCGCCAACGTCGACAACGACTCGGCCGGCATTCTCACCTATTCTCAGGCCGGAGCGCAATACGGATACGCGCTGCTCTGGACCATGATTCCGATCACGCTCGCTCTGATCGTTGTGCAGGAAATGTGCGCCCGCATGGGCGTCGTCACAGGCAAAGGACTCAGCGATCTGATTCGTGAAGAGTTCGGCCTGCGCGTCACCGTCGTCGTGATGGTGCTGCTGGTTGTAGTCAACTACACCAACGTCATTACCGAATTCATCGGCATCGCAGGCAGCCTGCACCTGTTTCATGTGTCGAAATTCATCTCCGTGCCCATCTGCGCTATCCTCGTCTGGCTGCTTGCAGTTCGCGGAGATTATAAGCAGGTCGAGAAGATCTTCCTCTTCGCCTCCATCGTTTACATCGCCTACATCTTCGCCGGAGTGCTCTCCCAACCCGACTGGCACGACGCCATGCTGGCCACGGTCAGAATGCCGAAGCGCTCCATGTGGACCGGCGATTACATCTACATGGCTGTCGGCGTAGTCGGCACCACCATCGCGCCGTGGATGCAGTTCTACCTGCAATCCTCCATCGTGGAAAAAGGCGCCCGCGTCAAGGACTACGCAGCCTCGCGCCTCGATGTCATCGTCGGCAGCATCTTCACCGATATCGTGGCTTGGTTCATCATCGTCGCCTGCGCAGCCACCCTCTTCGTACACGGCATGGGAGCCATCCAGGTACCCTCAGACGCCGCCGACGCCATGCGCCCACTGGCTGGCAACTACGCCTTCCTGCTCTTCGCCTTCGGACTGTTCAACGCATCGCTCTTCGCTGCATCGGTTCTCCCACTTTCAACTGCGTACACCGTCTGCGAAGGTCTTGGCCTGGAGTCAGGCGTAGACAAGAGTTTCAAAGAAGCTCCCTTCTTCTACTGGCTCTACGCCCTGCTCATCGCCAGCGGAGCCATCACCGTCCTCATCCTGCCCGACACCAAGCTAATCAGCATGGCGATTTTTTCGCAGGTGCTCAACGGAATCCTGCTGCCCGTCGTGATCGTGCTGATGCTCATCCTGATCAACCGCAAAGAGCTGATGGGCCAATACATCAATTCAAAGTTATTCAACGTAATCGCGTGGACTACCTGCCTGATCGTGATCGCCCTGAACGTAGCCCTGATGTTCTCGCATCGTTAG
- a CDS encoding TetR/AcrR family transcriptional regulator: MPILELVENEKKLRVLAAAKIVFLRYGFRRVTMQDIADEAGISRPALYLVFPNKEEVFIATIGHLSGESLATIREKLPTLPDAEAKLRFAFEIWTIYPFELMLASPDARDLAHCGEGFASEVLGRISAEFESILQLILEPVVAANGAAILPAAQVAHLLAASAHGYKDASKSISELREMIHGLITLTLAALEVKSNPRPVSA, encoded by the coding sequence ATGCCAATACTTGAACTCGTGGAAAATGAAAAAAAGTTGCGCGTGCTGGCTGCAGCCAAGATCGTCTTCCTGCGCTACGGCTTCCGGCGCGTCACCATGCAGGACATAGCCGACGAAGCAGGAATATCGCGCCCTGCTCTCTATCTTGTTTTCCCTAATAAGGAAGAAGTATTCATAGCCACCATCGGGCATCTCTCCGGGGAAAGCCTGGCGACAATTCGCGAGAAACTGCCTACTCTGCCGGACGCTGAGGCAAAACTGAGGTTTGCCTTTGAAATCTGGACAATCTATCCCTTTGAACTGATGCTCGCCTCGCCAGATGCAAGAGATCTGGCACACTGCGGCGAAGGCTTCGCCAGCGAAGTCCTCGGCAGAATCTCTGCCGAATTCGAATCCATACTCCAGCTCATCCTTGAGCCGGTCGTTGCTGCAAATGGGGCCGCAATTCTTCCGGCAGCACAGGTCGCGCACCTTCTGGCAGCCTCAGCGCACGGCTATAAAGACGCGTCCAAATCCATCAGTGAACTGCGCGAAATGATCCACGGCTTGATTACGCTGACACTGGCCGCGCTGGAAGTAAAATCCAACCCCAGACCAGTATCAGCGTAA
- a CDS encoding STAS domain-containing protein, producing the protein MALTIATRELDGVTILDLSGRITLGEGSVQLRDAIRELIGKGVKKVLLGLGDVNYIDSSGLGELVSAYTTAKNQGADVRLLNLTKKVKDVLQVTKLYTVFDIYDDEASAIASFK; encoded by the coding sequence GTGGCACTGACAATTGCAACCCGGGAGCTGGACGGCGTAACAATTCTTGATCTGAGCGGGCGGATTACACTTGGCGAGGGCAGTGTGCAGTTGCGCGATGCCATTCGCGAGCTGATCGGCAAGGGCGTAAAGAAGGTTCTGTTGGGCCTGGGCGATGTGAACTACATCGACAGCTCCGGCCTGGGCGAACTGGTGAGCGCATACACAACCGCCAAGAACCAGGGCGCGGATGTGCGGCTGCTGAACCTGACCAAGAAGGTCAAGGACGTTCTGCAGGTCACCAAGCTGTATACCGTATTCGATATTTACGACGACGAAGCCAGCGCCATCGCTTCTTTCAAGTAA
- a CDS encoding DUF2961 domain-containing protein: MSGLNLNDSPNVDRKISKDANHSDVNHSGETANDAATGNIEGLGRRRMLGLLASGAAIAGLGATAPMTAIAAAKAASPLTAPDVAGIPDDLFSQSRLRNYKSRRASSWDRSGGDADMVQIEAGKSATLLDITGAGVITHIWVTIVSPDEYHLKNLVLRAWWDGESSPSIEVPVGDFFGLGLGEYFIYESELTAVSTTKAMNAYFQMPFSSAARITVTNEGSKKTDAYFFAIDYVVLPGLPADLGRFHAQYAQAAPCKGEVDDWNQKGDNAVYSRKNLDGKGNYVYMEATGRGHFVGVTQSVLQNQNSWFGEGDDMFFIDGDTLPTINGTGTEDYFNGAWNFGKQAFSHRNHGAPFIENPERIGGRYCMYRWHTESPIAFEKSIRATIEHGHANNRSDDYYSVAYWYQTEPHAGFPALPAAETRIPRIFRVAGDGAAPVPGE; this comes from the coding sequence ATGAGCGGTCTAAATTTAAACGATTCTCCAAATGTAGATAGAAAGATCAGCAAAGATGCAAACCACAGCGATGTAAACCACAGCGGGGAAACAGCAAATGACGCGGCCACAGGGAACATTGAAGGACTTGGGCGGCGCAGGATGCTGGGCCTGCTTGCCTCTGGAGCGGCTATTGCGGGGTTAGGGGCAACTGCTCCGATGACTGCGATAGCTGCTGCTAAAGCGGCTTCGCCATTGACGGCGCCTGATGTTGCGGGTATTCCTGACGATTTGTTCTCGCAGTCACGGTTGCGCAATTACAAGTCGCGTCGAGCCTCAAGCTGGGATCGCAGCGGCGGGGATGCCGACATGGTGCAGATTGAGGCGGGGAAATCCGCGACATTGTTGGACATTACGGGTGCGGGAGTGATCACGCATATCTGGGTCACCATCGTGTCGCCGGATGAGTATCATTTGAAAAACCTGGTGCTGCGCGCTTGGTGGGATGGGGAGAGTTCTCCATCGATTGAAGTGCCGGTTGGCGACTTCTTTGGATTAGGCCTTGGGGAATATTTTATTTATGAGTCTGAGCTGACGGCAGTCTCTACGACCAAGGCTATGAACGCTTATTTTCAGATGCCGTTTTCGAGTGCGGCCAGGATTACGGTTACCAATGAAGGCAGCAAGAAAACGGATGCGTACTTCTTTGCCATCGACTATGTGGTGCTGCCTGGGTTGCCCGCCGACCTTGGTCGCTTTCATGCGCAGTACGCACAGGCTGCGCCGTGCAAGGGCGAAGTCGACGACTGGAATCAGAAGGGCGATAACGCGGTGTACAGCCGCAAAAATCTCGATGGCAAAGGCAACTACGTCTACATGGAGGCGACGGGGCGCGGGCATTTTGTGGGTGTGACGCAGTCCGTGCTGCAGAACCAGAATTCCTGGTTTGGCGAGGGCGATGACATGTTCTTCATCGATGGGGACACGTTGCCAACCATCAACGGAACCGGCACCGAGGACTACTTTAACGGCGCCTGGAATTTTGGCAAGCAGGCATTTTCCCACAGGAATCATGGTGCGCCGTTTATCGAAAATCCGGAACGAATCGGCGGGCGTTATTGCATGTATCGCTGGCATACCGAGAGCCCGATCGCTTTTGAAAAATCCATTCGCGCGACGATCGAACATGGGCATGCGAATAACCGGTCGGATGATTATTATTCGGTCGCTTATTGGTACCAGACGGAGCCTCATGCGGGCTTCCCTGCGCTGCCTGCGGCTGAGACGCGGATACCGCGGATCTTCCGAGTGGCGGGCGACGGGGCTGCGCCTGTGCCGGGCGAGTAA
- a CDS encoding NAD-dependent epimerase/dehydratase family protein: MKVLLFGATGMVGQGVLRECLLAADVDRVQTVGRAGTGMQNAKLHEVVTSDLFRPGKYEAELRGFDACFFCLGVSSSGMKEDAYTHLTYELTIAVAETLARLNPEMTFVYVSGAGTDSSEQGRSMWARVKGRTENALLRLFPHAYMFRPGLIVPLHGIRSKTKVYQFFYALTGPLLPLLRRAFPKQVVTTEELGHAMLAVARTGAPKRVLETGDIRALLDFAGRSR, encoded by the coding sequence ATGAAGGTGCTTTTATTTGGTGCGACGGGGATGGTGGGGCAGGGTGTTCTGCGCGAGTGCCTGCTGGCTGCGGATGTAGATCGGGTGCAGACGGTTGGGCGGGCCGGGACTGGAATGCAGAACGCGAAGCTGCATGAGGTTGTGACTTCGGATTTGTTCCGTCCGGGCAAATATGAAGCAGAGCTTCGCGGCTTTGACGCCTGCTTTTTCTGCCTGGGTGTATCGTCCTCGGGCATGAAAGAGGATGCCTATACGCACCTGACTTATGAGCTGACGATAGCCGTTGCAGAGACCCTGGCGCGGCTGAATCCGGAGATGACGTTTGTGTATGTTTCGGGAGCGGGAACGGATAGCTCAGAACAGGGCCGCAGTATGTGGGCGCGAGTCAAAGGGCGTACAGAGAATGCCCTGCTGCGGCTGTTTCCGCATGCGTATATGTTTCGGCCTGGGCTGATTGTGCCGCTGCATGGAATTCGCTCGAAGACGAAGGTGTACCAGTTCTTTTATGCGCTTACCGGGCCGTTGCTGCCGCTCTTACGGCGAGCTTTTCCGAAGCAGGTGGTTACTACCGAAGAGCTGGGCCACGCAATGCTGGCAGTTGCCCGAACGGGCGCGCCGAAACGTGTGCTGGAGACTGGGGATATTCGCGCGTTGTTAGACTTTGCCGGGCGTTCGAGGTAG
- a CDS encoding magnesium transporter MgtE N-terminal domain-containing protein, translating into MRPRTTSRVSLTAMLGTPVTDPQGIVRGKLKDIAVATGPEAGRVAGLVLKTRQGLQIVSSIDVMETPAGTLELRSPTAMSPLRGDENYLFLQQDLIDRQIIDIHGRKVVRVNDVDLEWLGHGGVHLLRVSEVEVGLRGAVQRVFKGILPRHTLESLSRRFASRGIPWQFVDVIEVDPARRVKLRIEHERLSQMHPSDLAEILADLAPAEREVIFTSLDEEVAADTLEEVDSKLQKALLEGLDEERIADIVEEMDPGAAADLLSEMSDERSEAILEEMEPDERHEVEELLEFHEDSAAGRMTTDFVSVHIDALVADGVQAMRDFDGDVETVTEIYLLGADRVLRGAVPLARMVMAHADSHLNVLSESRTRSCPADMHQSEVAELFDKYNLYSLPVVDSLGRMVGVVHSDQVISYLLEKI; encoded by the coding sequence ATGCGCCCCCGCACCACATCCCGTGTAAGCCTCACCGCGATGCTCGGCACACCCGTGACCGACCCGCAGGGAATCGTGCGCGGCAAGCTCAAAGATATTGCGGTCGCCACCGGCCCCGAGGCCGGGCGCGTCGCAGGCCTGGTGCTCAAAACCCGGCAGGGCCTGCAGATTGTCTCATCCATTGACGTAATGGAGACCCCTGCAGGCACGCTCGAACTACGGTCTCCCACTGCCATGAGCCCCCTGCGCGGCGATGAAAATTATCTCTTCCTGCAACAGGACCTGATCGACCGCCAAATCATCGACATCCACGGTCGCAAGGTTGTTCGCGTCAACGACGTCGATCTGGAATGGCTCGGCCACGGCGGAGTTCACCTGCTCCGCGTCTCTGAGGTTGAAGTAGGCCTTCGCGGAGCCGTCCAGCGTGTCTTCAAAGGGATACTGCCGCGTCATACCCTGGAGTCGCTGTCGCGCCGCTTCGCCTCCCGCGGCATCCCCTGGCAGTTCGTCGATGTGATCGAGGTAGATCCAGCGCGCCGCGTCAAGCTGCGTATCGAACACGAACGTCTCTCCCAGATGCATCCCTCCGATCTCGCCGAGATTCTTGCCGATCTCGCTCCAGCCGAGCGCGAAGTAATCTTCACCTCGCTCGATGAAGAGGTAGCCGCGGACACACTGGAAGAAGTCGATTCAAAGCTGCAAAAGGCTCTCCTCGAAGGCCTCGACGAAGAGCGCATCGCCGACATTGTCGAAGAGATGGACCCCGGCGCAGCCGCCGACCTGCTAAGCGAAATGTCGGACGAGCGTTCCGAAGCCATCCTCGAAGAGATGGAGCCCGACGAGCGCCATGAGGTCGAGGAGCTTCTCGAGTTTCACGAGGACTCCGCAGCCGGTCGCATGACCACCGACTTCGTCTCCGTTCACATCGATGCGCTGGTCGCCGATGGCGTTCAGGCCATGCGCGACTTCGATGGAGACGTCGAGACAGTCACGGAAATCTATCTGCTCGGAGCAGACCGCGTCCTGCGCGGTGCCGTCCCCCTCGCGCGCATGGTCATGGCACATGCCGATAGCCATCTCAACGTACTGTCGGAGTCGCGCACTCGCTCCTGCCCAGCAGACATGCATCAGTCGGAGGTGGCAGAGTTGTTCGACAAGTACAACCTCTACTCCCTGCCTGTCGTCGATTCACTGGGACGCATGGTCGGCGTCGTGCACTCAGACCAGGTCATCAGCTATCTGCTCGAAAAGATATAA
- a CDS encoding LemA family protein, with amino-acid sequence MMRRGLWIFLGILAVFVFVGLLIYGSFISAQHQMVAKDENVKSSWSQVDVQLQRRADLIPNLVETVKGFTKEESTVFGDIANARAGLLNAHDPKSKIAANGQLDSAFGRLLALTENYPQLRSNEQFLRLQDELSGTENRISVARRRYNETLRDYNTFVRQFPNSLWAGVLGFHVNDAYFEASAASRTAPAVKF; translated from the coding sequence ATGATGCGTCGTGGACTTTGGATTTTTCTTGGAATTCTGGCTGTCTTCGTTTTTGTCGGACTTCTGATTTATGGCAGCTTCATCAGTGCCCAGCACCAGATGGTTGCCAAGGACGAGAACGTGAAATCGAGCTGGTCGCAGGTCGATGTGCAACTGCAACGCCGCGCTGACCTTATCCCCAACCTGGTTGAGACGGTCAAAGGCTTCACCAAAGAAGAAAGCACCGTCTTCGGCGACATCGCCAATGCGCGCGCCGGCCTGTTGAATGCCCACGATCCGAAGTCCAAGATCGCCGCCAACGGCCAGCTCGATTCAGCCTTTGGCCGGTTGCTGGCGCTCACCGAGAACTATCCGCAACTACGCTCGAACGAACAGTTCCTGCGCCTGCAGGATGAGCTCTCCGGCACTGAGAATCGCATCAGCGTCGCCCGCCGCCGCTACAACGAAACGCTGCGTGACTACAACACGTTCGTCCGCCAGTTTCCCAACAGCCTATGGGCCGGCGTCCTCGGCTTCCACGTCAATGACGCCTACTTCGAGGCCAGCGCAGCGTCTCGCACCGCCCCAGCAGTAAAGTTCTAA
- a CDS encoding TPM domain-containing protein — translation MLVRRSRSALIWLSLSLALVFSALTGLAERVEDLPKPTDYVSDFAHVLSPQTVEQLDRLCSQLDHSKADTQVAIVVLRNLNGDDKADFANRLEEKWKVGKKGSDRGILMLVTVEDRHYWIEVGYGLEGILPDAKVGDIGRLMVPHLRARDYNGAVTTGLVQIANVVAADAKVSLQDQPGQDQSDASSEQMQVRRQPRRASTASVIFRIIIIVLVIAFFGVRGLLGFGLGMFFGGGGGGGGRGGGWGGGGGGDSGGGFGGFGGGESGGGGAGGDY, via the coding sequence TCTTTGAGCCTTGCTCTTGTCTTTTCCGCACTAACCGGCCTCGCCGAACGTGTCGAAGACCTGCCTAAACCCACCGATTACGTCTCCGACTTTGCGCATGTCCTTTCTCCGCAAACGGTTGAACAGTTAGATCGACTCTGCTCGCAACTGGACCACTCCAAGGCCGACACCCAGGTGGCCATTGTCGTCCTTCGTAACCTCAATGGCGACGACAAAGCCGATTTCGCCAACCGTCTTGAAGAGAAGTGGAAAGTTGGCAAAAAAGGCTCCGATCGCGGAATCCTCATGCTGGTCACAGTCGAAGATCGCCACTATTGGATCGAAGTCGGCTACGGCCTCGAAGGCATCCTTCCCGATGCCAAGGTCGGTGATATTGGCCGCCTGATGGTTCCACATTTGCGAGCCCGCGACTATAACGGAGCTGTCACCACCGGCCTGGTCCAGATAGCCAACGTAGTTGCCGCTGACGCCAAGGTCTCGCTGCAGGATCAACCCGGTCAGGATCAATCCGATGCTTCGTCTGAACAGATGCAGGTTCGCAGGCAGCCTCGCCGCGCATCCACGGCCTCCGTCATTTTCCGCATCATTATCATCGTTCTTGTAATAGCCTTTTTCGGAGTGCGCGGCCTTTTAGGATTTGGCCTCGGCATGTTTTTCGGCGGCGGCGGTGGTGGTGGTGGCAGAGGCGGCGGCTGGGGTGGCGGTGGTGGAGGCGATTCCGGCGGCGGTTTTGGTGGCTTCGGCGGTGGCGAATCCGGTGGCGGCGGAGCTGGCGGCGACTACTAG
- a CDS encoding ATP-binding protein, translating to MTGPQTGRLSFKLASTMDSVAEVEAAAENFIQASGLDEDECFRVVMAVREAAVNAVLHGNGYDPNKQISASFENTGKSLVITIADQGEGLDSSTLPDPLAPENLLRGTGRGIFLIRSFMDEVHFRQLHPGTELTLIKHLPSAETKSNLTEV from the coding sequence TTGACCGGACCACAGACAGGGCGGCTTAGCTTCAAGCTGGCGTCGACAATGGACAGCGTGGCCGAGGTTGAGGCTGCGGCGGAGAACTTCATTCAGGCCTCCGGGCTGGATGAGGACGAGTGCTTCCGGGTAGTGATGGCGGTACGCGAGGCGGCGGTCAATGCAGTGTTGCATGGCAACGGTTATGACCCGAACAAACAGATCAGTGCCAGCTTTGAAAACACAGGCAAGTCGCTGGTAATTACGATTGCCGACCAGGGTGAAGGCCTCGATTCATCGACTTTACCCGATCCGCTGGCACCGGAAAACCTTCTACGCGGCACAGGTCGCGGCATCTTCCTCATCCGGTCCTTTATGGATGAGGTACACTTTCGACAACTGCATCCCGGCACCGAGCTGACGCTTATCAAGCATCTGCCATCCGCGGAAACGAAGAGTAACTTAACCGAAGTTTGA